The following are encoded in a window of Naumovozyma castellii chromosome 8, complete genome genomic DNA:
- the NCAS0H00110 gene encoding uncharacterized protein has product MGNTTSTPDPGPVLPRSKRVLCKDQCKCSSEEKKRQREKCMQFKESWMFTNHYKLFASTNQVLCEIYEKMSKFGLTEIDYPFRENSKVELPKDKGYKINSVLILCGPEDGSDIDFITGWNVGDATLTSILTKYGGIAAVRKIAMGEIDEPFSSIYEKDSRDRSSIREFNIIDYNQSRNFQESIPSMYFVGCSYSAPLIYLIQEVSSHLKRQGLQANAFQIATYLNTRFCRFDLSLIPVQEQINGTFIARMRSFDLNRYIYHGEGVSRHELDRISDIFELSRNVGLIEAEAKEWLPCGCYINRGKNIMIETDELANVATLIKTMHTAVTRTSHLDGAIKTTENMGFLEDGI; this is encoded by the coding sequence ATGGGTAATACAACTTCAACACCGGATCCAGGGCCAGTCTTACCAAGAAGTAAAAGGGTTCTATGTAAGGATCAATGTAAATGTTCCTCAGAGGAGAAAAAAAgacaaagagaaaaatgCATGCAATTTAAAGAGTCATGGATGTTCACAAATCATTACAAATTATTTGCATCAACAAACCAAGTTCTTTgtgaaatatatgaaaagaTGTCCAAGTTTGGGCTCACTGAAATTGACTATCCTTTTAGAGAGAATTCAAAGGTTGAATTACCAAAGGATAAAGGTTATAAAATCAATTCTGTACTAATACTGTGCGGCCCTGAAGATGGATCTGACATAGACTTTATTACTGGATGGAACGTTGGAGACGCTACGCTAACTTCTATTTTAACAAAGTATGGTGGTATTGCCGCGGTCAGAAAGATCGCAATGGGGGAAATTGATGAACCGTTTTCCtcaatatatgaaaaaGACAGCAGGGACAGATCTTCCATTAGGGAATTCAACATAATAGATTACAACCAATCTCGTAATTTCCAAGAATCAATTCCATCCATGTATTTCGTGGGCTGCTCATATAGTGCCCCACTCatttatttgattcaaGAGGTATCCTCACATCTAAAGAGGCAGGGACTGCAGGCTAACGCTTTCCAAATTGCGACTTATCTTAACACAAGATTTTGTAGATTTGATCTCTCCCTAATTCCAGTTCAAGAACAAATCAATGGAACGTTCATAGCACGAATGCGTAGTTTTGATTTAAATCGTTATATCTACCACGGGGAAGGGGTTTCTCGACATGAACTGGATCGAATTAGTGATATCTTTGAACTCAGTAGGAATGTTGGCTTAATTGAAGCCGAGGCAAAAGAATGGTTACCATGTGGGTGTTACATAAACCGTGgaaagaatataatgattGAAACTGATGAATTAGCCAATGTTGCAACGTTAATAAAAACTATGCATACTGCAGTCACTAGAACTTCTCATCTTGATGGCGCTATAAAAACTACGGAAAACATGGGATTTTTAGAAGATGGTATTTAA
- the NCAS0H00120 gene encoding uncharacterized protein, which yields MSSAFRERYPIFFPESWKLSNSFYNIKYYTEQCKTKCICSEEEQARRRSLCSSFHFSWKLEDYYDLFIVKNRVLCELFEELSYLSSNNDKEENRSQQRDKIKEVIMVCGPSLDEIIRFSSVASLSFSQIEIVLRRFGGPDHIKKIISTEIRKRKPKYSPILSKSMLNRFHGPFSSVYTGHSGLKRTPFLFTNCSGYEVTSLYNYLDDLYMKLTWNDKSADFQTLRYAMRKTYLQVESHLKTQRYIEAAKKNVYKIVSNICLSENMDNRNRMRLQDVFAYNSMDFVWGSGIIPCGDIFYTGLEATWKNTSEQIHYPNYEEAYIYSKLLDCDTDVREYPPREPYMPLKSNNVISGLRKRKEHSVQEYIVPNVHNWTNDDQIST from the coding sequence ATGTCTAGCGCGTTTAGAGAACGGTAcccaatattttttcctGAAAGTTGGAAACTGAGTAACTCATTCTACAACATAAAATACTACACTGAGCAATGCAAAACAAAGTGCATCTGCTCTGAAGAGGAGCAAGCGCGTAGACGAAGTTTGTGTAGTTCATTCCACTTTAGCTGGAAGCTTGAGGATTATTATGATCTTTTTATCGTCAAGAATCGAGTGCTTTGCGaactttttgaagaattatcatACCTATCTTCCAACAAcgataaagaagaaaacagATCGCAGCAGCGtgataaaataaaagagGTTATTATGGTATGTGGCCCCTCTCTGGATGAAATAATCCGGTTCTCTTCGGTGGcatctttatcattttccCAAATAGAAATTGTACTACGAAGATTTGGAGGTCCGGACCATATCAAAAAGATAATCTCGACAGAAATTAGAAAACGGaaaccaaaatattcaCCAATCTTATCGAAGTCAATGCTAAATCGGTTTCATGGGCCATTTTCTAGTGTTTATACTGGTCATTCAGGATTGAAACGAACGCCATTTCTTTTCACAAATTGTTCTGGTTATGAGGTTACAAGTCTGTACAATTATTTGGACGATCtatatatgaaattgaCATGGAACGATAAATCTGCAGATTTCCAAACCTTACGATATGCAATGAGAAAAACATATTTACAAGTTGAAAGTCATCTGAAAACCCAACGTTATATTGAGGCggcaaaaaaaaatgtgtACAAAATAGTATCCAATATTTGTCTTTCTGAAAATATGGACAACAGAAATAGAATGAGATTGCAAGATGTATTTGCATATAACTCAATGGATTTTGTATGGGGTTCTGGGATAATTCCCTGTGGTGATATCTTCTACACAGGTTTAGAAGCTACCTGGAAGAATACCTCtgaacaaattcattacCCTAATTATGAGGAAGCTTACATATACAGCAAACTATTGGACTGTGATACTGATGTTCGAGAATACCCGCCAAGAGAGCCGTATATGCCTTTAAAGTCGAATAATGTGATTTCAGGTTTGCGGAAAAGAAAGGAACACTCTGTTCAAGAATATATTGTACCAAACGTACATAACTGGACCAATGATGATCAAATTAGCACCTAA